A single region of the Alkalidesulfovibrio alkalitolerans DSM 16529 genome encodes:
- a CDS encoding IscA/HesB family protein, with the protein MIEVTKPAKDQLDKYFADKELSPIRVYLATGGUAGPRLSLALDEPRDTDEQVQTEGFTFVVDKELYGQAQPIKIDMSYLGFQVTSSLQLGGGGCGSSCGSSGGSCAC; encoded by the coding sequence ATGATCGAAGTGACCAAGCCCGCGAAGGACCAACTCGACAAGTACTTCGCGGACAAGGAACTCTCTCCCATCCGAGTCTATTTGGCAACGGGCGGGTGAGCTGGCCCCAGGCTTTCGCTGGCTCTGGACGAGCCGCGTGATACCGACGAACAGGTTCAAACCGAGGGCTTCACCTTTGTCGTGGACAAAGAACTCTACGGCCAAGCCCAGCCCATCAAGATCGACATGTCCTACCTCGGCTTCCAGGTGACTTCGTCCCTGCAGCTGGGCGGCGGCGGATGCGGATCGAGCTGCGGAAGCAGCGGAGGATCCTGCGCCTGTTAG
- the rho gene encoding transcription termination factor Rho — protein sequence MNLSELKLKSMIELMELATEFKVENPSNMRKQELIFALLQACALQNGAIFGEGVLEILPDGFGFLRSPMYSYMPGPDDIYVSPSQIRRFGLRTGDVVTGQIRPPKEGERYFALLRVDTICFAPPEATKTVVLFDNLTPIYPDARFVMENGDKNYSSRVIDLLAPIGKGQRGLIVAPPRTGKTMLLQTIANSLNANNPEVYLIVLLIDERPEEVTDMERSVRAEVVSSTFDEPPQRHVQVAEMVLEKAKRLVERKRDVVILLDSITRLGRAYNAVTPSSGRVLSGGLDANALQRPKRFFGAARNIEEGGSLTIIATALIDTGSRMDEVIFEEFKGTGNMEIYLDRHLAEKRIYPAIDMNRSGTRKEELLLPEEVLNRVWILRKVLSPMNSIDSMEFLLGKMRGTKNNSEFLNIMNR from the coding sequence ATGAATCTCTCCGAATTGAAGCTCAAGAGCATGATCGAACTCATGGAGTTGGCCACGGAGTTCAAGGTCGAAAACCCGAGCAACATGCGCAAGCAGGAGCTCATTTTCGCCCTTTTACAGGCCTGCGCCTTGCAGAACGGGGCCATTTTCGGCGAGGGCGTGCTCGAAATCCTCCCGGACGGATTCGGTTTTCTCCGCTCTCCCATGTACAGCTACATGCCCGGCCCTGATGATATCTACGTCTCACCGTCGCAGATTCGACGCTTCGGCCTGCGCACCGGCGACGTGGTGACCGGCCAGATCCGACCGCCCAAAGAAGGGGAACGCTATTTCGCGCTCCTGCGCGTGGACACCATCTGTTTCGCCCCGCCCGAGGCCACCAAGACCGTCGTCCTCTTCGACAACCTGACGCCCATCTATCCGGATGCGCGGTTCGTCATGGAAAACGGGGACAAGAACTACTCCTCGCGCGTCATCGATCTGCTCGCCCCCATCGGCAAAGGGCAGCGCGGCCTGATCGTGGCCCCGCCGCGAACCGGCAAGACCATGCTCCTGCAGACCATCGCCAACTCCCTCAACGCCAATAATCCCGAAGTCTACCTCATCGTCCTGCTCATCGACGAGCGGCCCGAGGAAGTCACGGACATGGAACGCTCGGTGCGCGCCGAAGTGGTCAGCTCCACTTTCGACGAGCCGCCCCAGCGCCACGTGCAGGTCGCGGAGATGGTCCTCGAAAAGGCCAAGCGCCTTGTCGAGCGCAAGCGCGACGTGGTCATCCTGCTCGACTCCATCACCCGCCTGGGCCGCGCCTACAACGCCGTGACGCCGTCTTCCGGGCGCGTCCTCTCGGGCGGCCTCGACGCCAACGCCCTGCAGCGCCCCAAGCGCTTCTTCGGCGCGGCCCGCAACATCGAGGAAGGCGGCAGCCTGACCATCATCGCCACTGCCTTGATTGACACGGGCTCGCGCATGGACGAAGTCATCTTCGAGGAGTTCAAGGGTACCGGCAACATGGAGATCTACCTCGACCGTCATCTGGCCGAGAAGCGCATCTACCCCGCCATCGACATGAATCGCTCCGGCACCCGTAAGGAAGAACTCCTGCTGCCCGAGGAAGTCCTGAACCGAGTGTGGATCCTACGCAAAGTACTCTCACCCATGAATTCCATAGATTCCATGGAGTTCCTGCTGGGCAAGATGCGCGGCACCAAAAACAACAGCGAATTCCTAAACATCATGAATCGCTAG
- a CDS encoding DMT family transporter, translating into MLLETIPIWLRLMMLGALWFSMAQVLIKTLGQTLPFMEIVFFRGLWGVGLSLFMMRRAGVAGAGRRKGLLLTRGLLGFLTMSGSFYSLTVLSLSDAITLYYLHPVFAAVFSSMLGRERFFGRTALALVISLAGALCIARPAFLFGLNGPAPDPLGVAAALVSAVCGGAVLVSLHELGRTEHPLVPTLWVSVCAVSLSLAGALPVWRWPVGWEWLLIAGIGVLTQRAQLDMTRGLAIEPAGRASVVGYSQIILAGIWGAALFAETPHWSFYPGAALIILGSLVSTFGAKKPAPVKPIACTTVRPPSESDDHKPQP; encoded by the coding sequence ATGTTGCTCGAGACGATCCCGATCTGGCTGCGCCTGATGATGCTGGGCGCGCTTTGGTTCAGCATGGCCCAGGTGTTGATCAAGACGCTCGGCCAGACCCTGCCGTTCATGGAGATCGTCTTTTTTCGGGGCCTTTGGGGCGTCGGCTTGTCGCTTTTCATGATGCGGCGCGCGGGCGTGGCTGGCGCCGGGCGGCGCAAGGGGCTCTTGCTCACGCGCGGCCTGCTGGGCTTTCTGACCATGTCCGGCAGCTTCTACAGCCTGACGGTGCTCTCGCTGTCCGACGCCATCACGCTCTACTACCTGCATCCGGTCTTCGCGGCGGTTTTTTCGTCCATGCTCGGCCGCGAGCGATTTTTCGGCCGCACCGCCCTGGCCCTGGTGATCTCGCTCGCGGGCGCGCTGTGCATCGCGCGTCCTGCCTTCCTTTTCGGCCTGAACGGTCCCGCGCCCGATCCCTTGGGCGTGGCGGCAGCCCTGGTCTCGGCCGTCTGCGGCGGGGCGGTCCTGGTTTCGCTGCACGAACTCGGCCGCACCGAGCATCCCCTGGTGCCCACGCTGTGGGTCAGCGTCTGCGCGGTCTCGCTCTCGCTTGCGGGCGCGCTGCCGGTCTGGCGTTGGCCCGTGGGCTGGGAGTGGCTCCTGATCGCGGGCATCGGCGTTCTCACGCAGCGCGCGCAGCTCGACATGACGCGCGGCCTGGCCATCGAGCCCGCGGGCCGGGCCTCTGTGGTGGGCTACTCGCAGATCATCCTGGCGGGGATATGGGGGGCGGCGCTTTTCGCGGAGACGCCGCATTGGAGCTTCTACCCAGGTGCTGCGCTGATCATTCTCGGCTCGCTCGTCTCCACCTTCGGCGCGAAAAAGCCCGCGCCGGTCAAGCCCATCGCCTGCACCACGGTGCGCCCGCCCTCTGAATCGGACGACCATAAGCCGCAGCCTTGA
- the pyrR gene encoding bifunctional pyr operon transcriptional regulator/uracil phosphoribosyltransferase PyrR produces the protein MNTTTVIATSAEFENVLKDLAEAIAKRHPEGRDLALVGIQRRGADIAARLKALLDERFGVRLPLGKLDINLYRDDWTSLQVQPSIQCTEIPFDVSSAMIILVDDVLFSGRTIRAAMEAVLDYGRPRRLELLVLVDRGHRELPIQPDYVGARVETALADRVNVLVRERDGEDAVQVIRA, from the coding sequence ATGAACACAACCACCGTCATCGCCACCTCGGCCGAGTTCGAGAACGTCCTCAAAGATCTGGCCGAAGCCATTGCAAAGCGCCACCCCGAGGGCCGCGATCTGGCGCTCGTGGGCATCCAACGCCGGGGCGCGGACATCGCTGCCCGGCTCAAGGCCCTTCTCGACGAACGCTTCGGCGTGCGCCTGCCCCTGGGCAAGCTGGACATCAATCTTTATCGTGACGACTGGACGAGTCTGCAGGTGCAGCCGTCCATCCAGTGCACCGAAATTCCCTTCGACGTCTCCTCGGCCATGATCATCCTGGTGGACGACGTGCTCTTCAGCGGCCGCACCATCCGCGCCGCCATGGAGGCCGTGCTCGATTACGGCCGCCCTCGGCGTCTTGAGCTTCTCGTGCTCGTGGACCGGGGGCATCGCGAGTTGCCCATTCAGCCCGACTACGTGGGCGCGCGCGTCGAGACAGCGCTTGCCGACCGCGTCAACGTGCTGGTGCGCGAACGCGATGGCGAGGACGCCGTCCAGGTCATCCGGGCCTGA
- a CDS encoding beta-barrel assembly-enhancing protease: protein MQPTRLSNILLATLVFAALLVPALVFLTATPSRAIFEFTVRDEIELGQKFNLAVRAQLPIIEDPEIQGYIHDMANRIKAAMPPQPFDINAEVVRSNMLNAFAGPAGYTFFFSGLILEFEHESDLAGVMAHEFAHVSQRHLADRIQKSRIIGPASLIGAIAAAFLGGGQTGAALAVGAQAAGHSAMLSYSRENEREADQVGMNYLIRAGYNPWGLVRGFQIMRRKQWFAGRDIPTYLSTHPGLPERIDYISSRVELLPAEIRNRAEDDDRFLRVKMLIRSRYTDTTLAMGYYDNKPQSEWTCTDRLGNAILLERLNRMTEARERYQEALACAPNDSLYLRESGRFYFQTGDFDRAGELLQKAVVVNPRDAMSLFYYARLLGERKQFAQALDYMERVKQRLPEDPEVRQHLGRLYGNSGNAFQGHLQLAYAALYRNDKRQTEFQRQQADRLATTEADKKALEDFAEAHSARAEFWR, encoded by the coding sequence ATGCAGCCGACACGTCTCTCGAACATCCTTTTGGCGACCCTCGTATTCGCCGCCCTGCTCGTTCCCGCGCTAGTGTTCCTCACGGCGACGCCGTCGCGGGCCATCTTCGAGTTCACCGTGCGCGACGAAATCGAACTCGGCCAGAAGTTCAACCTCGCCGTCCGGGCTCAACTGCCCATTATCGAAGACCCCGAAATCCAGGGCTACATCCACGACATGGCCAACCGGATCAAGGCCGCTATGCCACCCCAGCCTTTCGACATCAACGCCGAAGTCGTCCGCAGCAACATGCTCAATGCCTTTGCCGGACCAGCAGGCTATACATTCTTCTTCTCCGGCCTGATCCTTGAATTCGAGCATGAATCCGACCTTGCGGGCGTCATGGCTCACGAATTCGCGCACGTCTCCCAGCGCCACTTGGCCGACCGCATCCAGAAGTCGCGGATCATCGGTCCGGCCTCGCTTATCGGGGCCATCGCGGCCGCCTTCCTCGGGGGCGGTCAGACCGGAGCGGCCTTGGCCGTGGGAGCCCAGGCCGCCGGACACAGCGCCATGCTCTCCTACAGCCGCGAAAACGAACGTGAAGCCGACCAAGTAGGTATGAACTACCTCATCCGTGCGGGCTACAACCCCTGGGGGCTCGTGCGCGGCTTTCAGATCATGCGCCGCAAACAGTGGTTCGCGGGACGTGACATCCCCACCTACCTCTCGACTCACCCCGGGCTTCCCGAACGCATCGACTACATCTCCTCCCGCGTCGAGCTTCTACCCGCCGAAATTCGCAACCGCGCCGAGGACGACGACCGTTTCCTGCGCGTGAAAATGCTCATCCGCTCCCGCTACACCGACACGACGCTGGCCATGGGGTATTACGACAACAAGCCGCAATCCGAATGGACCTGCACGGACCGCCTGGGCAACGCCATCCTGCTCGAACGTCTGAACCGCATGACCGAGGCCCGCGAACGCTACCAAGAGGCTCTGGCCTGCGCGCCAAACGATTCGCTCTACCTGCGCGAATCCGGCAGGTTCTACTTCCAGACGGGAGATTTCGACCGCGCAGGCGAACTGCTGCAAAAGGCCGTGGTGGTCAACCCGCGCGACGCCATGTCGCTCTTCTACTATGCGCGGCTTCTGGGCGAGCGCAAACAGTTCGCCCAGGCCCTCGACTACATGGAGCGGGTCAAACAGCGGCTCCCCGAAGACCCGGAGGTCAGGCAGCATCTCGGTCGCCTCTACGGCAATTCCGGCAACGCCTTCCAGGGACACCTGCAACTGGCCTATGCCGCACTCTACCGCAACGACAAACGTCAGACGGAATTCCAGCGCCAGCAGGCCGACCGCCTGGCCACAACCGAGGCGGACAAGAAGGCCCTGGAGGATTTCGCCGAAGCGCATTCCGCCCGGGCCGAATTCTGGCGATGA
- a CDS encoding IscA/HesB family protein, with protein sequence MITISDEAKRNIDAYFQDKEKSSIRIYLNQGGCSGPFLGLALDEATEADTSVELAGFDFVVEKNLLADASPIHIDMGPMGFRLTSSLVLPQGGCGGGCSGGSSSGCAC encoded by the coding sequence ATGATCACCATCAGCGACGAAGCGAAACGCAACATCGACGCCTACTTCCAGGACAAGGAAAAAAGCTCCATCCGCATCTACCTGAATCAGGGCGGCTGCTCCGGCCCGTTCCTGGGGCTTGCCCTGGACGAGGCGACCGAGGCCGACACCAGCGTCGAACTCGCGGGCTTCGATTTCGTGGTCGAGAAGAATCTCCTCGCCGACGCCTCCCCCATCCACATCGACATGGGCCCCATGGGCTTTCGGCTCACCTCCTCGCTTGTGCTTCCGCAAGGCGGATGCGGCGGAGGCTGCAGCGGCGGAAGCTCCAGCGGCTGCGCCTGCTAG
- the hslU gene encoding ATP-dependent protease ATPase subunit HslU, with the protein MHIKSSLGSALSRGVAEYQETATSLTPREIVSELDRHVIGQAEAKRMVAIAMRNRWRRMRIDPNLRDEIAPKNIIMMGPTGVGKTEIARRLAKLSRSPFFKVEATKFTEVGYVGRDVESMVRDLMEIGVNMVKKEEAAKVKVLAEKHAEDLLLDLLLPGSRPPESPSGESAPIDPASTREKFRKMWREGRLDEREVELDVSVQGGPQLEILSMPGMEDMGSQIRDMLSQAFPQKKKRRRVKVREAYDLLVQQENEKLVDMDKVMETARLRVEQSGILFIDEIDKICSGESKRQGGDVSREGVQRDLLPVVEGCVVNTKYGMIKTDHILFIAAGAFHTAKPSDLIPELQGRFPLRVELTDLGAEDFYRILTEPRAALTVQYVALLATEGLSIEFDDEALREIAEIAEEINRETENIGARRLYTIMERLLTDLSFEAPDRSGQQVRIDRDYVRKTLADFREDRDLSRYIL; encoded by the coding sequence ATGCACATCAAATCATCCCTGGGCTCCGCCCTTTCGCGCGGCGTCGCCGAATATCAGGAGACCGCCACCTCGCTCACCCCGCGCGAGATCGTCTCCGAACTCGACCGGCACGTGATCGGCCAGGCCGAGGCCAAGCGCATGGTGGCCATCGCCATGCGCAACCGCTGGCGGCGCATGCGCATCGACCCGAACCTGCGCGACGAGATCGCGCCCAAGAACATCATCATGATGGGCCCGACCGGCGTGGGCAAAACCGAGATCGCCCGCCGACTGGCCAAGCTCTCGCGCTCGCCCTTCTTCAAGGTCGAGGCCACCAAGTTCACCGAGGTGGGCTACGTGGGCCGCGACGTGGAGTCCATGGTCCGCGACCTGATGGAAATCGGCGTGAACATGGTCAAGAAAGAGGAGGCGGCCAAGGTCAAGGTGCTGGCCGAAAAGCACGCCGAGGATCTGCTGCTCGACCTGCTGCTGCCCGGCAGCCGCCCGCCCGAATCGCCCTCGGGCGAATCCGCGCCCATCGACCCGGCCTCCACGCGCGAGAAATTCCGCAAAATGTGGCGCGAAGGCAGGCTCGACGAACGCGAGGTGGAACTCGACGTTTCCGTGCAGGGCGGGCCGCAGCTCGAAATCCTCTCCATGCCCGGCATGGAGGACATGGGCTCGCAGATCCGCGACATGCTCTCGCAGGCATTTCCCCAGAAAAAGAAGCGTCGCCGCGTGAAGGTGCGCGAGGCCTATGACCTGCTCGTGCAGCAGGAAAACGAGAAGCTCGTGGACATGGACAAGGTCATGGAGACGGCCCGCCTGCGCGTGGAGCAATCCGGCATCCTGTTCATCGACGAGATCGACAAGATCTGCTCGGGCGAGAGCAAGCGCCAGGGCGGCGACGTCTCGCGCGAGGGCGTGCAGCGCGACCTGTTGCCCGTGGTCGAAGGCTGCGTGGTGAACACCAAATACGGCATGATCAAGACCGACCACATCCTGTTCATCGCCGCCGGGGCCTTCCACACGGCCAAGCCCTCGGACCTGATCCCCGAACTGCAGGGCCGCTTTCCCCTGCGCGTGGAGCTGACCGACCTCGGGGCCGAAGACTTCTACCGCATCCTCACCGAGCCGCGCGCCGCCCTGACCGTGCAATACGTCGCCCTGCTCGCCACCGAGGGACTGAGCATCGAGTTCGACGACGAGGCGCTGCGCGAGATCGCGGAAATAGCCGAGGAGATCAACCGCGAGACCGAGAACATCGGCGCGCGCCGCCTGTACACGATCATGGAGCGGCTCTTGACCGACCTCTCCTTCGAGGCCCCGGACCGCTCGGGCCAGCAGGTGCGCATCGACCGCGACTACGTGCGCAAGACCCTGGCCGACTTCCGCGAGGACCGCGACCTGTCGCGCTACATCCTGTAG
- a CDS encoding CarD family transcriptional regulator, with protein MFGINELVVYPAQGVGKVERIEKQEIRGAVTEFYIVRILANNVTLMVPVANAHSVGLRSVCDSKEGGQVLDILRDRSDFTGYTGQNWNRRYREYSEKLKSGNLRDVAYVLKELLLIGRDKELSFGERRLLEQAMSLVTLELSFALGRDQEIVRSDIQEMFQDVLGDMESEA; from the coding sequence TTGTTTGGAATCAATGAACTTGTGGTCTATCCGGCGCAGGGCGTCGGGAAGGTCGAGCGGATAGAAAAACAGGAAATCCGCGGCGCCGTGACCGAGTTCTACATTGTGCGCATCCTGGCCAACAACGTGACCCTCATGGTCCCGGTCGCCAATGCCCACAGCGTTGGCCTGCGCTCGGTGTGCGACAGCAAGGAGGGAGGGCAGGTGCTTGACATCCTGCGCGACCGGTCTGATTTTACAGGTTACACTGGACAGAACTGGAACAGACGCTACCGCGAATATTCCGAAAAACTTAAAAGCGGCAACCTGCGCGACGTCGCCTATGTCCTCAAGGAACTTCTCCTGATTGGAAGAGACAAGGAACTCTCCTTCGGCGAACGCCGACTCCTGGAGCAGGCCATGAGCCTGGTCACGCTGGAGTTGTCCTTCGCCTTGGGGCGCGACCAGGAAATCGTCCGCTCCGACATCCAGGAAATGTTCCAGGACGTGCTTGGCGACATGGAAAGTGAAGCCTAG
- a CDS encoding O-acetyl-ADP-ribose deacetylase produces MNRQPAWIIGQGRLVVAMGDLTLAEHEAIVNAANSSLLGGGGVDGAIHRAAGPELLAACKAIVAKRGPLPPGQAVITPGFRLKARWVIHTVGPIWHGGGHDEERLLASAYDASLALAAEHGLSNVAFPAISCGAYGYPLDSAASVAVGRLSAGIAAGLVCEAAMILFSEAAHDAFVTAAKTLLGDPPLENA; encoded by the coding sequence ATGAACAGGCAACCCGCCTGGATCATCGGCCAGGGCAGGCTCGTCGTCGCCATGGGTGACCTGACCCTGGCGGAGCACGAGGCCATCGTCAACGCGGCCAACTCGTCGCTGCTCGGCGGAGGCGGCGTGGACGGCGCCATCCACCGCGCCGCCGGCCCCGAGCTTCTGGCCGCCTGCAAGGCCATCGTGGCGAAGCGCGGCCCGCTGCCGCCCGGCCAGGCCGTGATCACGCCGGGCTTCAGACTGAAAGCCCGCTGGGTCATCCACACCGTGGGCCCCATCTGGCATGGCGGCGGGCATGACGAGGAGAGGCTGCTCGCCTCGGCCTACGATGCCTCCCTCGCCCTGGCGGCGGAGCACGGCTTGAGCAACGTCGCCTTTCCGGCCATCAGTTGCGGAGCGTACGGCTATCCGCTAGATTCGGCCGCCTCCGTCGCCGTCGGGCGACTTTCGGCCGGTATTGCGGCCGGTCTCGTATGCGAGGCGGCCATGATCCTGTTTTCCGAAGCGGCCCACGACGCCTTCGTCACGGCCGCGAAAACGCTTTTGGGCGACCCGCCCCTGGAGAACGCATGA
- the argB gene encoding acetylglutamate kinase produces MNACLTAQDKARIIMEALPFIRQFHGKTIVIKYGGHAMVDETLKRQFAQNVMLLKYVGINPVIVHGGGPQIKDMLAKLNIASEYRQGLRVTDEATMDVVEMVLVGKVNKQIVGLINLHGGKAVGLSGKDGQLLSARKLEMVLERKDAPPEIIDLGKVGEVTAVNNALIRSLQTEGFIPVIAPVGVDENGETYNINADSVAGAVAASLRAKRLMLLTDVAGVLDKDKKLVPSFTRLQAVQAIEDGTVQGGMIPKMKCCLEAVEHGVEKVQIIDGRVENSILLELFTDSGIGTQIVI; encoded by the coding sequence ATGAACGCCTGTCTCACGGCCCAGGACAAGGCCCGGATCATCATGGAGGCGCTGCCGTTCATCCGGCAGTTCCACGGCAAGACCATCGTCATCAAGTACGGCGGCCACGCCATGGTGGACGAGACATTGAAGCGCCAGTTCGCGCAGAATGTGATGCTCCTCAAGTACGTGGGCATCAACCCGGTCATCGTCCACGGCGGCGGCCCGCAGATCAAGGACATGCTGGCCAAGCTGAACATCGCGAGCGAATACCGCCAGGGCCTGCGCGTGACCGACGAGGCCACCATGGACGTGGTGGAGATGGTCCTCGTGGGCAAGGTCAACAAGCAGATCGTGGGGCTCATCAACCTGCATGGCGGCAAGGCCGTGGGCCTTTCGGGCAAGGACGGCCAGCTTCTTTCCGCGCGCAAGCTCGAAATGGTGCTGGAGCGCAAGGACGCCCCGCCCGAGATCATCGACCTGGGCAAGGTGGGCGAGGTCACGGCGGTGAACAACGCCCTGATCCGCTCGCTGCAGACCGAGGGCTTCATCCCGGTCATCGCGCCCGTGGGCGTGGACGAGAACGGCGAGACCTACAACATCAACGCCGACTCCGTGGCCGGGGCCGTGGCCGCATCGTTGCGCGCCAAGCGGCTGATGCTGCTCACGGACGTGGCGGGCGTGCTGGACAAGGACAAGAAGCTGGTGCCATCGTTCACGCGGCTTCAGGCGGTCCAGGCCATCGAGGACGGCACGGTGCAGGGCGGGATGATTCCCAAGATGAAGTGCTGCCTCGAAGCCGTGGAGCACGGCGTGGAGAAGGTGCAGATCATCGACGGCCGCGTGGAGAACTCGATCCTGCTCGAACTGTTCACCGACTCGGGTATTGGCACGCAAATCGTGATCTAA
- a CDS encoding DUF309 domain-containing protein, with the protein MTDRGPAAGAGIVPDADIRLALARRQFNAGEYFACHETLERLWIEERTAVRDLYKGILQIAVALHHEGGGNRRGALRLLQSGQTLIEPFAPACQGLDVAGLLVQARACRAALDCADSEKVLSAACVIMLHAAP; encoded by the coding sequence ATGACGGATCGCGGTCCGGCAGCCGGGGCGGGCATTGTGCCCGACGCCGACATCCGCCTTGCCCTGGCCAGACGGCAGTTCAACGCGGGCGAATACTTCGCCTGCCACGAAACGCTTGAGCGGCTGTGGATCGAGGAGCGCACGGCCGTGCGCGACCTCTACAAGGGCATCTTGCAGATCGCCGTGGCCCTGCATCACGAAGGCGGGGGCAACCGGCGCGGCGCGCTGCGCCTGCTGCAAAGCGGCCAGACCCTGATCGAACCTTTCGCGCCCGCCTGCCAGGGCCTCGACGTTGCCGGGCTGCTCGTCCAAGCCCGGGCCTGCCGCGCGGCCTTGGACTGCGCCGACTCTGAAAAAGTCCTGTCAGCAGCGTGCGTGATCATGCTGCACGCAGCCCCCTGA
- the hslV gene encoding ATP-dependent protease subunit HslV: MKGTTILAVLDERGVTLAGDGQVTLGQSVVVKHGARKVRRLYKNRIVAGFAGSTADAFTLFERFESKLEQYKGNLSRAAVELAKEWRTDKYLRRLEAMLLASDGRQILMLSGTGDVIEPDDGLAAIGSGGPFALAAARALARHAKLSSRETAEAAMRIAAEICVFTNDNLVIETLQAE; this comes from the coding sequence ATGAAAGGAACGACCATCCTGGCGGTGCTCGACGAGCGCGGCGTGACCCTGGCCGGAGACGGCCAGGTGACGCTCGGCCAGAGCGTGGTCGTCAAGCACGGCGCGCGCAAGGTGCGCCGCCTTTACAAGAACCGTATCGTGGCCGGATTCGCCGGGTCCACGGCCGACGCCTTCACCCTCTTCGAGCGTTTCGAGTCCAAGCTGGAACAATACAAGGGCAATCTTTCGCGCGCCGCCGTTGAATTGGCCAAGGAATGGCGCACCGACAAGTACCTGCGACGCCTCGAAGCCATGCTCCTGGCCAGCGACGGCCGCCAGATCCTGATGCTTTCGGGCACGGGCGACGTCATCGAGCCCGACGACGGGCTCGCGGCCATCGGCTCGGGCGGGCCGTTCGCCCTAGCCGCCGCGCGCGCCCTGGCGCGCCACGCGAAGCTCTCCTCGCGCGAGACGGCCGAGGCGGCCATGCGCATCGCGGCCGAAATCTGCGTCTTCACCAACGACAACCTGGTCATCGAGACCCTGCAAGCGGAATAG
- a CDS encoding M16 family metallopeptidase — translation MTKPIPIVPPETLGLTRLENGLRVIVEPMPHVHSASVGIWITSGSRQEDAGREGAAHLWEHMAFKGTPRRSALELAMALDRLGGLSNAFTGREETCFHARVVDSGLHEAFDILSDMVVNPLLDETELELEKNVILQEIAAVEETPEEFVFEHFWQAVWRDPAVAHPILGTEESVRGFTIEGMRSWREQWHRPERIIVSAAGAVDPAAFTRAAARLFERLESGPKTPQPTPPLFTPRSSAIERDVEQSHVILAFPSVGLTHDSRYTVACLSALLGGQMSSRLFQEVREKRGLAYTISTSPHCLTDCGLLEVYAAASPDRTGELLDVLRHELRDVAEGGITEEEVSRAKDHLGGLVLLGAESTEERMLRQARNVALHGRPVSVEEAAGRIAAVSLDDVREAAASLSRLDEAALFVLGPRIDPSWAKTFDTAFDTP, via the coding sequence ATGACAAAGCCAATCCCTATCGTTCCGCCCGAGACCTTGGGCCTGACGCGCCTTGAAAACGGACTGCGCGTGATCGTGGAACCTATGCCCCACGTCCACTCCGCCTCGGTCGGCATCTGGATAACCTCCGGTTCGCGCCAGGAGGACGCCGGACGCGAAGGCGCGGCCCATCTGTGGGAGCACATGGCCTTCAAGGGCACGCCCCGCCGATCCGCCCTCGAACTGGCCATGGCCCTGGATCGCTTGGGCGGACTCTCCAACGCCTTCACCGGCCGCGAGGAGACCTGCTTTCATGCGCGCGTGGTGGATAGCGGCCTGCACGAGGCCTTCGACATCCTGTCCGACATGGTCGTCAATCCGCTGCTCGACGAAACGGAGCTGGAGCTCGAAAAGAACGTCATCCTCCAGGAGATCGCTGCTGTCGAGGAGACGCCGGAAGAGTTCGTCTTCGAACATTTCTGGCAGGCCGTGTGGCGCGATCCAGCCGTGGCCCATCCGATCCTGGGCACCGAGGAGTCCGTGCGCGGCTTCACCATCGAGGGAATGCGCTCCTGGCGCGAGCAGTGGCACAGGCCGGAGCGGATCATCGTCTCGGCGGCCGGGGCCGTCGATCCGGCAGCCTTCACACGCGCGGCGGCCCGCCTTTTCGAGCGCCTTGAATCCGGCCCCAAGACGCCGCAGCCCACGCCGCCGCTTTTCACGCCACGCTCATCGGCCATAGAACGCGACGTCGAGCAAAGCCACGTCATCCTCGCCTTTCCGTCCGTCGGCCTGACCCATGACTCACGCTACACAGTGGCCTGTCTATCCGCCCTGCTCGGCGGCCAGATGTCCTCGCGCCTCTTCCAGGAAGTGCGCGAAAAACGCGGCTTGGCCTACACCATCTCCACGAGCCCGCATTGCCTGACCGACTGCGGATTGCTCGAAGTCTACGCCGCGGCCAGCCCCGACCGCACGGGCGAGCTTCTCGACGTGCTGCGCCACGAACTGCGGGACGTGGCCGAGGGCGGCATCACGGAAGAGGAAGTCTCGCGCGCCAAGGATCACCTGGGCGGCCTGGTGCTGCTCGGCGCGGAATCCACGGAGGAGCGCATGCTGCGCCAGGCGCGCAACGTGGCCCTGCACGGCCGCCCCGTGTCCGTGGAGGAGGCGGCGGGACGCATCGCCGCCGTGAGTCTCGACGACGTGCGCGAGGCGGCGGCGAGTCTCTCCAGGCTGGACGAGGCCGCGCTGTTCGTTCTCGGGCCGCGCATCGACCCGTCCTGGGCGAAAACCTTCGACACGGCTTTCGACACGCCATGA